Proteins encoded within one genomic window of Pristiophorus japonicus isolate sPriJap1 chromosome 11, sPriJap1.hap1, whole genome shotgun sequence:
- the rubcnl gene encoding protein associated with UVRAG as autophagy enhancer isoform X1, with protein sequence MGQTAVSSGRHSNSPEAIKEILISVLETYDGIKPPPTTNTRFSSLTVFQDADPKKIWESHSDDNEEQQGVGIPMTTSKDSSCSSSLSLTLLPEQSSSHIISNTFSKLFLSVQSTAAKCRSFTDGVPLIVSRSNKSYYQHSESDSNIHSEKAQYCLSNRPENIVYTSYLSNPSFSASRAQERENTHLVVADMVIAALENVKCSILYEQAELREDCRLTIIQTPADDMSTCIKKEAHSDSVNSADSGYGCGSVTQLDGSSDAGSKSLYEDKQNGDNAAVGADDDDDYDDFVIIEFDDLVFSSDGPLKSIERHCLSAEYLARRLFKSFRTTWLPLETEVHHLDAVEMVLDKFLPLKDTLPGAEESVDLTADFKLNSRLRGTADWAPPRFQILFFIHAPQKREAVVAAQNSMCAGCGTPIESRYIKKLRYCEYLGKYFCECCHHNEESPIPGRILMRWDFSKHPVCHFSKQLLESIWHDPLFNIFYINKSLYSKVKELRKAQELQEQLIHIKKLLRTCRLAESAMIEFWQIHAHLTEELHLYSLNDLMMVKRGLLVPGLKDTLRNVLAHVESCELCMAKGFICEFCRSRDILFPFQTDQCKRCCVCKACFHKECYKTESCPKCARIHARKELLLAFQQPIG encoded by the exons ATGGGCCAGACTGCAGTGAGTTCAGGACGACACTCAAACAGTCCAGAAGCCATCAAAGAGATCCTGATCTCTGTGTTGGAAACATATGATGGCATCAAACCACCACCTACAACTAATACAAGGTTTTCTTCATTGACTGTGTTCCAAGATGCTGATCCAAAGAAGATTTGGGAAAGTCATAGCGATGATAATGAAGAACAGCAAGGCGTTGGGATTCCGATGACCACATCCAAGGATAGTTCATGCAGCAGCAGTTTATCATTGACTCTATTACCTGAGCAGTCCTCAAGTCACATTATATCCAACACCTTCAGTAAACTCTTCCTCTCTGTACAGTCTACAGCTGCCAAGTGCAGGAGCTTCACTGATGGGGTTCCACTTATAGTATCTAGGAGCAACAAGTCCTATTATCAACACTCCGAGTCTGATTCAAACATCCATTCAG AGAAAGCACAGTATTGCTTGAGTAACAGACCAGAAAACATTGTATATACAAGTTATCTCTCTAATCCCAGTTTCAGTGCAAGCAGAGCTCAGGAAAGG GAGAACACACACCTTGTTGTTGCAGATATGGTAATTGCTGcattagagaatgtgaaatgcagcATCTTGTATGAACAAGCAGAGCTGAGAGAAGATTGTCGCCTGACAATTATCCAGACCCCAGCAGATGATATGAGCACTTGTATTAAGAAGGAAGCACATTCTGACTCGGTGAACTCTGCGGACAGTGGTTATGGAT GTGGTTCTGTTACCCAGTTGGATGGTTCTTCTGATGCTGGCTCCAAGTCCCTGTATGAAGACAAACAAAATGGTGATAATGCTGCTGTTGGTGCTGATgacgatgatgattatgatgattttGTGATAATAG AATTTGATGACCTTGTCTTTAGTTCTGATGGTCCCTTGAAGTCAATAGAAAG GCACTGTTTATCTGCTGAATATTTGGCTCGCCGACTATTTAAATCATTCAGGACGACATGGTTGCCTTTGGAGACTGAAGTACATCATCTTGATGCAGTGGAGATGGTGCTGGATAAA TTTCTCCCTCTGAAGGACACATTGCCTGGTGCTGAAGAGTCAGTGGATCTGACAGCAGACTTCAAGCTAAACTCCCGATTGAGGGGAACTGCAGACTGGGCCCCACCTCGCTTTCAAATTCTGTTCTTCATCCATGCACCACAGAA GAGAGAAGCTGTTGTAGCTGCTCAGAATTCTATGTGTGCTGGTTGTGGAACGCCAATCGAATCCA GATACATCAAAAAGCTCCGTTACTGTGAGTACTTGGGGAAGTACTTCTGTGAGTGCTGCCATCACAATGAGGAATCCCCAATCCCTGGCCGAATCCTAATGAGGTGGGATTTCAGCAAACATCCCGTTTGCCATTTCTCCAAACAGCTGTTGGAGAGCATATGGCACGATCCACTATTCAACATATTCTACATCAACAAGTCTCTTTATAGCAAAGTAAAGGAACTGAGAAAGGCCCAG gaaCTTCAAGAGCAGTTGATTCACATCAAGAAACTTCTAAGAACCTGCAGATTGGCTGAAAG TGCAATGATAGAATTCTGGCAGATACATGCCCATCTGACGGAGGAGCTACACCTTTACTCACTGAATGATCTGATGATGGTGAAACGAGGCCTGCTGGTTCCGGGCCTGAAAGATACTCTGAGAAATGTCCTTGCTCATGTGGAAAGTTGTGAG TTGTGTATGGCCAAGGGCTTCATCTGTGAGTTTTGCAGGAGTAGAGATATTCTCTTTCCCTTTCAGACCGATCAATGCAAGCGATGTTGTG TATGCAAAGCGTGCTTTCATAAAGAGTGTTACAAAACAGAATCGTGTCCAAAGTGTGCAAGGATTCATGCACGGAAGGAGCTGCTCCTGGCTTTCCAACAGCCAATAGGCTAA
- the rubcnl gene encoding protein associated with UVRAG as autophagy enhancer isoform X2 translates to MGQTAVSSGRHSNSPEAIKEILISVLETYDGIKPPPTTNTRFSSLTVFQDADPKKIWESHSDDNEEQQGVGIPMTTSKDSSCSSSLSLTLLPEQSSSHIISNTFSKLFLSVQSTAAKCRSFTDGVPLIVSRSNKSYYQHSESDSNIHSEKAQYCLSNRPENIVYTSYLSNPSFSASRAQERENTHLVVADMVIAALENVKCSILYEQAELREDCRLTIIQTPADDMSTCIKKEAHSDSVNSADSGYGCGSVTQLDGSSDAGSKSLYEDKQNEFDDLVFSSDGPLKSIERHCLSAEYLARRLFKSFRTTWLPLETEVHHLDAVEMVLDKFLPLKDTLPGAEESVDLTADFKLNSRLRGTADWAPPRFQILFFIHAPQKREAVVAAQNSMCAGCGTPIESRYIKKLRYCEYLGKYFCECCHHNEESPIPGRILMRWDFSKHPVCHFSKQLLESIWHDPLFNIFYINKSLYSKVKELRKAQELQEQLIHIKKLLRTCRLAESAMIEFWQIHAHLTEELHLYSLNDLMMVKRGLLVPGLKDTLRNVLAHVESCELCMAKGFICEFCRSRDILFPFQTDQCKRCCVCKACFHKECYKTESCPKCARIHARKELLLAFQQPIG, encoded by the exons ATGGGCCAGACTGCAGTGAGTTCAGGACGACACTCAAACAGTCCAGAAGCCATCAAAGAGATCCTGATCTCTGTGTTGGAAACATATGATGGCATCAAACCACCACCTACAACTAATACAAGGTTTTCTTCATTGACTGTGTTCCAAGATGCTGATCCAAAGAAGATTTGGGAAAGTCATAGCGATGATAATGAAGAACAGCAAGGCGTTGGGATTCCGATGACCACATCCAAGGATAGTTCATGCAGCAGCAGTTTATCATTGACTCTATTACCTGAGCAGTCCTCAAGTCACATTATATCCAACACCTTCAGTAAACTCTTCCTCTCTGTACAGTCTACAGCTGCCAAGTGCAGGAGCTTCACTGATGGGGTTCCACTTATAGTATCTAGGAGCAACAAGTCCTATTATCAACACTCCGAGTCTGATTCAAACATCCATTCAG AGAAAGCACAGTATTGCTTGAGTAACAGACCAGAAAACATTGTATATACAAGTTATCTCTCTAATCCCAGTTTCAGTGCAAGCAGAGCTCAGGAAAGG GAGAACACACACCTTGTTGTTGCAGATATGGTAATTGCTGcattagagaatgtgaaatgcagcATCTTGTATGAACAAGCAGAGCTGAGAGAAGATTGTCGCCTGACAATTATCCAGACCCCAGCAGATGATATGAGCACTTGTATTAAGAAGGAAGCACATTCTGACTCGGTGAACTCTGCGGACAGTGGTTATGGAT GTGGTTCTGTTACCCAGTTGGATGGTTCTTCTGATGCTGGCTCCAAGTCCCTGTATGAAGACAAACAAAATG AATTTGATGACCTTGTCTTTAGTTCTGATGGTCCCTTGAAGTCAATAGAAAG GCACTGTTTATCTGCTGAATATTTGGCTCGCCGACTATTTAAATCATTCAGGACGACATGGTTGCCTTTGGAGACTGAAGTACATCATCTTGATGCAGTGGAGATGGTGCTGGATAAA TTTCTCCCTCTGAAGGACACATTGCCTGGTGCTGAAGAGTCAGTGGATCTGACAGCAGACTTCAAGCTAAACTCCCGATTGAGGGGAACTGCAGACTGGGCCCCACCTCGCTTTCAAATTCTGTTCTTCATCCATGCACCACAGAA GAGAGAAGCTGTTGTAGCTGCTCAGAATTCTATGTGTGCTGGTTGTGGAACGCCAATCGAATCCA GATACATCAAAAAGCTCCGTTACTGTGAGTACTTGGGGAAGTACTTCTGTGAGTGCTGCCATCACAATGAGGAATCCCCAATCCCTGGCCGAATCCTAATGAGGTGGGATTTCAGCAAACATCCCGTTTGCCATTTCTCCAAACAGCTGTTGGAGAGCATATGGCACGATCCACTATTCAACATATTCTACATCAACAAGTCTCTTTATAGCAAAGTAAAGGAACTGAGAAAGGCCCAG gaaCTTCAAGAGCAGTTGATTCACATCAAGAAACTTCTAAGAACCTGCAGATTGGCTGAAAG TGCAATGATAGAATTCTGGCAGATACATGCCCATCTGACGGAGGAGCTACACCTTTACTCACTGAATGATCTGATGATGGTGAAACGAGGCCTGCTGGTTCCGGGCCTGAAAGATACTCTGAGAAATGTCCTTGCTCATGTGGAAAGTTGTGAG TTGTGTATGGCCAAGGGCTTCATCTGTGAGTTTTGCAGGAGTAGAGATATTCTCTTTCCCTTTCAGACCGATCAATGCAAGCGATGTTGTG TATGCAAAGCGTGCTTTCATAAAGAGTGTTACAAAACAGAATCGTGTCCAAAGTGTGCAAGGATTCATGCACGGAAGGAGCTGCTCCTGGCTTTCCAACAGCCAATAGGCTAA